DNA from Kryptolebias marmoratus isolate JLee-2015 linkage group LG15, ASM164957v2, whole genome shotgun sequence:
CTTTGGAAATATTATTTATAAGGAATGCAGGGAGCAGCCTTCATAACACAGTTCACACAGTATCATCATTTTatctttaagattttttttaagcaacatttgattaaaaacacaagaacaaatgaCATGAAATGTAATATGAGAACAACATCTTCCTAACCCATCCAGGACATCTTTACATGGATGCAATTAAGGAGATaacaaaaatcattttcctTTTGAAATTTGTTAAAGTCATGTACTGAGTGGCAGAGTGAGTAGAGGTTcttatttaaatattgattGGACCATTATTTGAGGTTTTTAGAGCCATTAGTTCTCACTTCTCAGCATGTCTGTCCATAGTAGGACTAAGGCCTCTGTGTGTTGGAGAGAGCAGACGAGAGACTCCATTCACTGCTCCACTGTCTACTGGGCAGATGTAGTCTGCAGCTTCGTCAGGTTTCCTCTTCCTCAGGTGACTGAACTGAGTGAAGCCCAACTTCTTTGgctgaaaacaagaacaacaaaaaaatccaatgataaaccatttttatttcatggttTTGCaatagtgacaaaaaaaaaagaatttaaattgaGTTCTTACTTTAACTTTAGCTGTGGTAGTGAGGGGCACATGGCCTGTGGCGTTGCCATACTCTCGTTTCTCCTGCATGGCTAGAGGTCCAACCAGAGCAGCGAAGGCAGTGGCAAGATGACGGCGGAGCAAAGTCTTCTGTGGAGGAATGTTCAAGAGCAAAGCCAAAGTCTCGGAGCTAAAGCGAGGCTCCAGGATCTATGGAAGAGCATATTGGCAGAGAACACTGTTCAATTACTACACTGAAAAGGGCCAGTGTTGTTTGCAATGACAGTGTAAAGACACACAAACTGTAGATTGCAATCAATCAAATTAGTggttctgaaaaacaaaaaagctcatTCTGTAATCAGTGTTTGCTTTGTCCACTCTGGGCTGTTCTAGCATGATAAAGCAAAATGGGAGTGAAAAGCAGATTAATCTTGATGTCATCTGACAAAGCACTGTACAACATTTTTGAGTTAAAcgaaaatgtttacaaaaaaacatttttgtcctgttttactTAAACTTGTCATAATAAAGTGTTCAGATAAAGTGATATAAAGTTACAACATCTGTAGTTTTATTGCTTAACATTGCAGTCAGTTTCATTTACAGTACTTACAACCAGGCCACCATGAACACCACTTCCTCTTAGATTAGGCGCAAACTCTGCTAGATCAACTGCTCTCAGCCACTCCATTACACGATGGTTCGACCACTGGACTACTTCGGAGGGAGAGGGCTgtttctggaaacaaaaacaaacaaacaaaaattgaaaTAGTTTTCATTATCAATAATTCCTGAGTTTTTCCTTAGACTATGccagaaaataaagcaaataacaGCTTAAGTACCCTTAAAGCATATTGAtaacaatgtaaaaaatattaaaagaaaaatttaaaagactTAAATTATGCATTTGCTACCATCTTGTGGCAACATTATGTCACTACATCTGTTAGAGATCTTGGTATTTCAGTAAAACACCTCTCATGAGAATGATGCCCTGATCtttgaatatttatgttttacattttctatgCTGTGAATGTGAACACAAACCATAATTGTAGTTTCGATTTCTTTCCATATCGGCTTACCTCGTCACCCGGCCTGCGTCGAAGACAGTTTGGGTTGAATTTATTGGCATGAAGGACATGAATGGCACATTTAATACTGAGATGGTGGAGCTGGCTGGTGACCTTTAGAGTCAACAGATCATTCTgagcagacacaaaaaataaatataagtcAACTTCGATGAAAATCAGCTTTGATGCATATTTGCAGCTCCAAATGTGTCTGCAGTTTGTAAAAATGCATAATGAAGTTTTACCACAGTGAGATATTGTATCATTCGACCATCTACACGAGCTTCATGGAATTGGTCTTTATACTGAGGCAATCCAATGTCATCCAGCCAGCCTGTATGACAGAGAAGAACAAAGTGAACTCTAAACTAAGCTTCAAAACATGCATCATGTAACTGCACTTTCAagtttaatttccattttttttgaAAGGTGGTTATATTTGCATTGTATTTCCAGGTACATTTACATATCACACTGTGCttctttctttgatttatgGCATGAGACTCCCTGCATTTGTAAATCtcactaaaatgaaaaagtaaagtGGGAGAAATATTCAACACAGACGGATTCTTACGTGTGACCCAGATGTGGTCCAGCTCTGAAGACTTCTCTATAACTTTAGTGGTGAATGCCCTCAGAGCGAGTTGCAGCTTTTTCCTGTGCAGTGGATGCTTCATGCCCATTTCCTGACATCAGAGAGAAAAGtcattatgaggaaaaaaatctgactttagaaatgttttttaccCACATTAATGTTCTCAACTAAGTTTTatgattaaacaaaacattttgcttaATAACCTTCTCAAAATCCTGAGGTGTGGCAGATAGAAATGTTTGCCCATTTTCAATCCACTGTCTGGCAAGGTTGACATACTGGCCAAGTCCATAGTCCTCCAGCCAGCCACACACCTGCTCTTTGGTCCACTGGCTGAATGGAATATTCATATCACTACAAGAAAGATAAGAAAAGGAAGTAAAATGATGACTAATTTATTGCAAGTATTCTACTAAATTCATAAAtatggtttaaaaagaaatctttgtACTAAAGTTTTCTGAAGGCGCACTGAAAGTTACCGTGTAGAGTCAGACTCAGGGGTTCTGGTAAGTCTGGGTCCTGCTGTTGCACGCAAGCCCCCTCTTCTAAACTGTCCAACATCTGGATCTGCAGCTTGGAAACCTCCGGATTGGGTTCTTCGAAGCCTGTGTGgatcagagtaaaaaaaaaaagaaaatattgataaaaatgCTACACGCTACTTTCTTTTTCATAGTAAAATAAACCGCATATAAACACTCCATTATTTGCTGAATagatctaaataaataaacaaatacattttcacaaaagtaatgataataataaaaagaaaaaatttggATTTTTGCAAATAATTACCCAATGAACTTGTTGACTTTTGgtatattattgttattatgaATTAGTTCCTTCTTTCAGCAAAAGTGTAAACAAGAAAGGTAAATAGTTTAAGCTATGTAAATaagattgtgtttttattttaccaaaagcataTGCACTTAAACagcagaatatatatatatatatatatatatatatagttctACAGTACTTGAGTCATCCATATTGTCTTTagattttgctttaaaagtaaagacttttttgtaattttaagaGATCTGCATCAACATTTCTCTAGGTTTTCTCAAGATCTTTCATGGTTTTTCAGTGGGAGGACTTGGATGCTTTGTCCACTTGTTTTCAGTCTGATACCTGACCATATTCAAaggtttttgcttttctctggTAATTAGGCCACTTAATTAATTCAGAGATAAAAAGGCTCCCAAACTCAAGAGCTGCAGCACTGTTTTGTCTTcacataacagacaacttgGCAGAGAATGATTTGTTACCAGGATCTCTTAAAAGCAACCTTCACAAAAACATAGCAGCACTCACTTCCCCCAGAGTTTCTTGAAGCTTCTGTTATTCTTCATGTATTCTGGAGAACCCACAGCTCGCTGGCCCGGCTGTGCAAGCTCCTCACAATGAACAGGGGAATTGTCGCTGGATGTGCTGTCATCAGCTTTCTCCAACTTTCCTTCAAGAGGTTGCAACAACCATAGGACAAATATGACTGAGATTGTTTGATTGTACTCAAGAATAGCTTGCTGCAAAGTACTGAAATCTTGCcaaaagaacaaaccaaaaaacaaaacactggtgTGACTGATGATATCAGTGAAAATGAGTGAATTTCCTGTAGTTAAGGCAAAGTAATAGACAAAATAATTCTGATTTCTGTTCTTCTATTTTGTAGAACAAGCAGAACATTAAGAGTGAAGCAGAGCACATGTGGTATGTTTCACAATGCCCTATTGAATGGAGGGAAGCAGGTTACAGACCATTAAGTTTAGCTAATAATTCATCAGTTTATACCCCATGAAGAAGACGGGGTTTAACTTCATTTTatctgttgtgatttttatgatAAATTCTATAGTCAGAGCAAATGTGTGACAGTAAAATCAGGGTGTGGCTGGAGTTTAAGTTGGTCAGTCAGACTGTGGAAGGGTGGAGCTGGGATGAATGTGGTCAATATATGCAAGCGGGAGGGTGTGTTGGGTAAGAAAGCCTATCCCATGAGCCATCTGCTCTGTCAGGAGCCTCTACAATTAACTATGATCAAACATGCAGTGGTCGTCTGGTCAGAAGAGAGtggttttatttccaaatgtGAATCCTGCTTGCTCTCATGGGAATTACTAGGCGATGAACTGATCCTGCAGAATGCCAAGGCTCATTGAAGCTCACTAGCCATGATATCATAAATTACACCATGTAAAGCTTTATGCGTAGAGTTACTTTGGATGCAGTCTCCATTTTCACTCCCATCTGGAGATTTTTGACTCTGGATATCAGCGCTACTGTCTCCCATCCCATTTTGTTCCAACAAAGAGGAATTTGTGGGCAATGTTTGACTCCTACTGTCATCCAGGTCATtctggagaaacaaaacaaaaaaagacagtgaCTTTGTGAAATACAAGAAGgtcaaacatattttttgacaacaaaattTACAAATTATGTAAGAATACCTTTGGTAAATGTCCATTTGTTATGTCACTCATGCTACTTGATAATGTCTGAGGCTCTGGTCtatgaaaataaatgcagaataCACTCAGACACACTGTAAAGTCCAACCAAGAGTAACTGGATTCATCTGGACAAAAAGCTGTGTTACTACCTggaatcattttctttttggacTGACAGAAGAGATATTTGTTGGGAGGAAGAACTGTTTGTTGAAACCTGtgaggaataaaataaatacatgaataaGACTGTTCAGTGAccctgaaaaaaacaatcacaaccACTTTCATGCATGCACTGATCTAATTGAGATCAAGTAGAAGTTATTTGTACCTACTTCAGACTTCACATCATCAGATTTTGCACTGGAAGAGTCAGCATTCTTCAACAATCCTTGTTCTTCTTCCTCACTGCTGCTTGATGGAGTCCAGCCATTTGACAAAGAACGGACAACAGATGaagctacagaaacagaaaagagattgttgttttattattattattgggaGAAGGGTGTGCGATGGCTTGAATTTTGTTTCCAATTTGTTGTTGCCAAGATTACATAAATTCAGTTAACTATGGGCTAAAGAATAAATAAGCTGATTACATTGCCTTGAAGTGTGAGTAACCTCTCTGAACTGCCTACACTGATTCAGGAGCAGAGTCAGCTCCTCAATACGACggtcctaaaaagaaaaaaagaaaagaaaaaagagcagGGAGggctttaaagtttaaaaataccTTAATCAAGATATTTATCAAAGGttaagaaacacacacaacttcACTCAGCTCTGACCGATACGGCGCTCAAACGCTTCCCTTCCACCATATggcctttaaatcaaagtaatAAAGAGGGAGGGGATTGACACAGGTCTGGCTGGAAGTCTTAGTTGTGGTAACCAGCTGCactggctgtgtgtgttttttgaagTGGTGCCCATGCCTGGTTTTGCAATGGTCGTCCTAATGCTGCTCACTCCAAAATTAAGCTTGGCAGAGCAGAGCATGCCTAATTGTGGCTTTGCCTGAAATGGTTTGtcttggggtgtgtgtgtgtgtgtttgtgtgtgtccacaCTAGTGTACCACATGTAGATCTGTTTCTGGAAGTCCTTAAAGTCCTCCAGTGGGAGGGGAATACAAAGACCCTCTGTGCTATAAATGGTTGAAGGGTGGTGCTTTTGAGAAATGACACAATCTAAAAACACAGCTacttttttaccattttaagtAGCACTAATGACGTTTTGTCATTATTCAGGGCAGTTATATTGTATTAAAGTAATGACAATGCCTGTTTTGACACATGTTTTATAATTCCCCacagctgttttaaacaaactggtAAAAATTAGGTTTTCACATCACCAACCTTTTCTTCATTGGCAACTACCAGCAACTTCATTCCACTTCGAAGTTTCTGCAGTTCTTGATCTATGACAAGAAACCAGATAATTATTAATCTACTGGCAAATGCTCATGTTactttaaatttgcatttagaATAGTCTCATTAAATATGAAGTGATTTAGAAAACGAGGAAGCAAATTTAGTTaatgtgtaataaaatattatttctgtgtttaaaagtgaACTTAAACTACATAGTTTTAGATTCATTTGAACCCTTTTATTAATCATTAATAGCTTTACATCagattttcaacatttggaCCAAAGCACCATGCTGTGcacatttctttattattatctgAGGCATATGAGCTGCTTTTCTACTAAATGATAATTCATATTATGATCAAATACTGTAGACAAACAtggtattttttaaagaaatcataaaggcaacaaaaactaaGATCAGTTGATTTTAGAGACTATTTAGTAATTGTCAAAGCTGCTACTAGAAGATAATAAAGAATAACAAAGAAAAGACTGAGTGAATGAAAGATTAAAACAGACATAGCCCACGGGTTTGAAGGAGTTTTCATTAGGTGCTTAGTGGGTTTGTCTTTGGTGTTTAGCTCTTTCCTGTACATCTCCTCTGAGAGagacaaatacagaaacactCAAAAAGGAAGATAATTTTCAAGgccaatgaaaacattttccacagCAGTTAACAAATGCGGAAATCTATGAGGGTGGTTAACTGTTTGAAAAGCTGTTTATGGCGGGTTGCTGAAGTTGTAATGGCACGCTGGTGTTTTGCTTACCTCTTTCTGTGCTCTCTGAGGTCAGAGAGGGTCTGGCCAGTAACTGAGTTTGCAAGTTCTCAATCTCTGCATTCTTACTGAGCAGAAGTTGCTGAAGACTGCTGATCTCTGTCTGTGAGTAACACACAATGAGGAATCTTAACAGAAATAACAGACAGTTCAACTGTTTTCACTTAACATTCTCTCAATCTCCCATCATGCATTACCAAATAAGacatatatgtatttaaaagttAAGTTCCAGCTTAggtcacaatttattttttccaccacTTTCTGCAAATAAATCAACCACAGCTAAGAATGGAAAGTTTTCTTCTCTAAATTTTAGAGCACCAAGTTTTAGGTCCCTGctctttaaagttttagtttgttttgaatgaGGTTACTGGAATAAATTGTTGGAAACAAAACTATGCTGAGACTGATTTAGTCATTTTGCAAGTAAATTTTAGTGTTGcatattttgcagaaaaaacaaaacaaaaacaaaaaaaaactgaagctagAAGCTTAAACATTGTACATATCAAAGTATGGTGTACAGCATATTGTCTCATCGATGAaggtgtttaaatgttttaaaacatggaTATCTTTTTGTTGGGTTTACTTAAAGTGCCAAGTTGTAGTGGGTTCATATTTGGGCTGTAGGCTGACAAGTTTAGCAATGGACACGTGATtataaatctttctgttttatggGTATAATGAATAGAAAGAGTATTATGGGTGGAAGTAGGTGGACATTGCTTGCAGAAATATGAAAGGCCttcaataaaactgacattatgATTGCAGTATTGCTTTAAAACCTGCGTttgtcagagttaaaggaatagttcagactTTTTGAAGTGCTGTTCTGTGGAATGGTTATGAACATTCACTCTGGAGACCTAAATTTTGACTGGATTAACAAGCTATCAGCTAGTTTGAGagggacaatttaaaaaaaaaaaaaaaaaaaaaactaaagtaagcGAAGTAAATGCTTTGACATGTTGTTTTATGCAGagagtttaataaaatagctactaataaaatattaaatctgtttttgtcataCTATAAAATATGAATTAACCACAATTTCTCTAGGAAAACACAGGAATCTGAACAGTAATAATTCATGCAAAACTGAATTACTCACTTCATTGAATGGAAGATCAGATTGGACAGCAATTAGGAAAATTGAGTGGACAATTACTTGTGCAATTTGGGCAATGGTGATAGATTGCAAAGCCTACACactataaaaagatttttttaccTTGGTTTCTTTGAGCCTCTTTTCATACTGTTGCTTTTGATCCTCCAGATTCTGCACTTTGTCCTTAAGAACCCGGAGTTCTTTAAGTAAgacctaaaacaggaagcaTTAGAAATTTATGTCCGTTTTACATCCAACCAAAGTCacagatgttttaatttttctttcacGCAACACACAATCCTAGCTCTGATGTTTATAGTTCATTTTGTGACACTCAGGGATTCATATCACATGAATAATTGCTGTGTTTATTCATGTATGTACAGTGATATAAAGCAATGTTTACGATAAGCGTTTCATTTCCATgtgaagacaaaagaaacaacccATGCTGTGCACAACATTAGAAGCCATGCAGGCAAACTATTCCTACACTTTCTCCTCCGCAGTGGCACCGGTGCTCTGTGCTACCCTCAGTCAGGTTGTGAGTGTTCCCAACAGCTCTGTCAAGATCCTCCTCTAGTTTGTGCGTCCCCTCTGAGGGTCCTTCCCAGGACAACCCAAGGTGTTTGCCCTGTCCCTCATTGGATTTAGAGGGGCACACCATTGGAAACCTGCTGTCAGTCGAGAACTCCAAGGCCTTTTTCTCCTGGATCTTGCTATTGATCTCCTTCTGAAACTGACACatctgctcctgcagctcaCTAATGAAATTCACTACAGTCTGGCAGATACaatgaaggaagaaaaaaaaaatcaaaaaacaaacaaaaaaaaatattaaaaagagaagaaacaacagAGTGCAGAATTTGTCAACATGTCACACtatttgtgtgtgcatatgtttgtGTCTAGGTGAattgaacaaacatttttttttctattattgttcttgtattttaaaataagatttatatAAAGTTCTAAAAACATtgaatataatataattttgttGAACAGACCTTGTCTGTTAGTGATATGCAAAACCACCTGCTTCGTAAGttcatgttaaattaaaataaattgttttgttcaTGGGTTTACTATTATAAATTGCTATTTCAATCCAGGCATCTAAAAAACAGCCTCTCTTAGTTTGCTTATAAGACGCAGTCCCGACCAAACAGCGAACCGGCAGCAACTGAGTTATGCTTGGAGTGTGGAAGTTTTACTCAGGGGTCCAGTACAGCGGATATGACAGATGATATGAGGGCCTCCATGGCTAATTTTAAACATAAGCTTACTGACTCTTAAGCCCTCTGCACGCTCTCTCTGTGTGTACGCGCATGTGCCTCCGTGCATTTGTGAGGACATGTTTGTGTAGTAGATACGGCACGTGGGGGACcagtaaagtgataaaaacagaatgttttcCTTAGTCTCTTTAAGTTAAAACAACTGTTAGAAGCtgaatttgtaaaaacagaaagaagaattattgaaaaacacaaagtgtgtggcattatttttttacttcaaaatacGGGTCTCCATGAAAAACAACTATATTTAAAggaaattgaacattttttaagacgctaactttaaaagatcaggggccctttttaaaaaggaaccACTCAACATTAACCTTCCACCAATAACAAAATTCTCTGGAATGAAGTCTACAAACGCTTATATTCAGCCTGCCATCCATCACACCAGCTCCTGTAAGCCTAAACTATTTTCAACTGAGGACAAAAAGACCCTTTGACCAGCAATGTTTTGACAGTAACTATTACAGTATCCTGTCTGGTAAAATTTCTGCTTTCTTATTTCAAGAATTCACATGGTCACCAAATGTGCAGGAAGTCTGCTAGTAACCTAACCATTAGTCTTAGACAAATACATGACCcagttaaagtgacaaaaacatttaaatccctTGGACGTTTTTCAGTAGACTTCCAGTTACAGCAAAGCTGGGTTTTAGAGGAATGTTTCCTTCCCTTCATCCAACAAGTGTTAATGGTCTTCCATAAAATCAGCAGTGGACTACCGTGTTGGATTTATTAGAACACAGAGCAAATTGTTGTGTGCACCAGGAAATAGGTCAAAAGAGATGTGCCTTAGACTAATTATTCCGCAGTGAAACAAACTGTAACATAATAATGATGTTATTGTAAAACTACtgtcaaactgaagaaaaactcTTTCCTCTTAAACAGGAAACTGTCCTAGtgatcaaagaaaaacaagtcacTTAACTCTTACTTTACACACACTGACCTTTGTTTGAAACATCATATTTTAATCTTTGACTATGAACAATTCAAGCGTGATGCAATGTAAGAATTAGTCATAATTGACTCATTCGAGGTCCTACCTCTGCTTTGTGCTGCCTCTCCACCCCATGGCCCTGCTTTCCCTCCATGtctgtcagttttagtttcaagtAAGAGACCTCCCCCATAAGACTCAGCTTCTGTTTCTCCAGTGACGTCCTATGCAGGAGCTCCTgtcatcacaaacacacagtaaaGAAACACAATCAGATACACAATTGTTCATTACCCCTTCTATTATACACAGTACTTACTTTACAAAGAAAGCATAAAGTGTGAGACACAGCGAGCTACCAAGTCTGTAATGACAGTCCTCTCAAACAAACCACACTGGTTTCAGAAGCTGTTTGAGTGGCTAAATATACACAACCCATGACCACTATTTATAATGTCTATTTCACAGCTCCCTCAAAGTACATAGCAGAGCAGAAGGGAGGAGGTgagactgagaaaaaaaaagaaaagcatgcaAAACATTCATTGAGAGAATATCAAAATAACTCTGACAGGTGCATTTTTTCTCATCTTGTGAGCATGAATGACAGCCAATCAAACCTAGTGTTGAGGGAGATTGTGGCTAAATGGCTCTGTAAGATCTTTCCTGAAAGGCTGTCAGCCATCAAAGCTAAATCAGACCAGCAGGCAGATGTATTTCTAATTTGGCTGGTGTCAAAAACAGGCACCGAATCACTTAACGTCCAGAAATGAGGATCAGACTTCACATATAGATACAACAGCTTAAATTATtgcttttcaaaaaacaaattctgtaaGCTTCCTTCAGAGCAGACATGGAAAATATTAGAACTTTGTCACCAGAAAGAGAACTACAGCTCAGACTCAAAACCTCCTAATGACTGTCTTTCAAAGAAATCAGTCCCTTGCTGCCCTTTGATAATGTACACACTTTCTGAAATGAATATAGAGATTAGTTAGAAAAGTCTAAAGTAGTCAAATTAAGCTTTTTCAAGAGTtgcagaagaataaaaacaaatacctgGTTGGTCATCCAGATTATGTCTACAGCAATTGATTTGTCCTCATAGATGCAGTGGTTATAAGTGTGTTGGAGTCTCAGGACATCAAGGTTTCATATGTCCATACCGTCTAGAGTTCTTTAACAAAGTTTCTCTGGTATATGTCAAACCTAAAGCAAACTAAATACAGACATGCGAGTCTAACTCCTACAAGAGCACCACTCCACATCTCTGTTCTTTCTCCCTCCCATCTCTCCACCTTCTACAGCTGTTCCTGCCCTCTTCGTTTGTTCCTTTCCTCCCTCCTTCTGTTGTCCTttccttctctctctgtttctgtctggcAGCCTACAACCATGGTGGCTGCAGGTTGGGGGGCGTGGTTAACTGTGCAGTAAATTTCCTGCCTAGACAGAGGAGTTTGACCCTGCAATAACCAGACATACACTCTGAGTGAGAAACTGTCCCGAAATGAGTCTGAGCttcctaaatattttttgttgtcaaGGTAATCCTCAACCTAATTCACTGGAATCTTAAGATGGAAATTCTTTAGAGGGAGCGACAGCCATTCTAGGGTACATTCTGCAACTTATGAGAAAAACGTGGCCCTGCAGAAAAAAGTCTTTTCTAAAAGAGAGATCATATTTTCCTCAATGGAATTGATTTAGCACTCTTGCATTCTTGAATGTCAGGTCGTCCTTACTTTGGTTCAGTTATACCACCAATGTTTAGATCTGGGAACAATCAGTTCTTCTAcacagttcagtttaatttgaaGTCACCTGTTGCAGCATCTCCTCTGTGCAGTTGAGTTTGTGCTGATGTTCCATCAAAGAACTCTCTAAATCATGGATCTTCACCCCTTGAGCCTCCACCTGGTCTGTCAGCACACTTACCTGAGAATGTGTGAACACAAAAAGaacagtatttttgtttctaatcaGAGATTTAAAAATTAACCAAAATTTATTCCATAATTGTATCTCGTAGCTACAGCCCTTTTTTAAGCAATTGTTTTTAGAAAGCAAAATTATATCAAGGTTATGTGTCTCAGTTCATTAACGTCTACTATTTctatcttaaaacaaaaaccaaatagtcataatatttttatatcttttccAGATCATGCAAATAATTTctttggggaaaataaaaagaatggtCCTTTGTGCTCCAGTTGGCACTTGCAACACTTTGGTAATTCGAGCAATGTCAGCACAATAcatgcagtttgtttaaaatccacAGCAAATCGTTAAAAGCTGCATATTAGATGATCACATGCTAAAAGGCAGGGCCAACATGCCAACTGGAATAAATGTTCCAGAGGAATGCTTTGtttaaagcctgaaaaaaaaaaaaaaaaaatcaggtcaCCTGCTCACTCACACACCTACAAACAGTACATGAAGGCAGCGAGCCTCAACCTGTCTATGAAGCACTTGTTCAGCAGCCCTGAGCGCTACACACACCTACAGATACAAGACAAACacatcagtcaaaacaaaaccgTCTTATGTTGTAATAGAACCAAACCCTCTTTATGACTGTTGCTTCACTCGGGCAgtttaacagaaacacacacttgcGCAACCTTTACAACACAATGCTGTGATACACTTTTGTTCTCTCAGATTGTTGTTTCTCTGTCAACTCAAGCGTTCAACAAAATCCCACCTGCAGAATCAGTGACTCTTTGTCCCCCTCCAGACGGGATAACCGGTCCTGGTAGGAGTCGCCGTTACTGTTTGAGCTGAGGTTGTCCTGCTGAAAAGAAGTCACTTGTAAATTTCAGTATTCATTCAATTAATACAGCACAGTTATCTTTTTCACACttgcacacaaacattaaacttctCATAACGTATATGCCTGTGTGTGGAATTTTTGTAAGAGGTTTACAGGTCCTAATTCAGAGTTAGAAACTGTGTAATATATTGCCTGTCAGCTGATTTGTTAGAGGCTGTTCCAGCAAAGGATAAATGAACTGCAATCAAGTGAGTTCTAACTTCTCATAGAAATGTCCTTTGACAGATAAGGAAAATTGTGTAGCTTTGTTTGTATTAGTTTCAAATGaagcattttactttttatgttatCAGTATTTGCCTTGGTATCaattatacataaaaacactaaatttatatatttctgtagTGTAATAGTTGAGTAGACTGTATCTTCTTGATTGATACTTT
Protein-coding regions in this window:
- the ppfibp2a gene encoding liprin-beta-2 isoform X2, whose amino-acid sequence is MASHASHMLEAALEQMDDIIAGKMGKGLFSALEKLDGRGCQSSDCTQQPPLPPLVDPAAEAFRLTETLRAVLESQGSVDDQGALRNHVIPETANVILKWLGINEDNLSSNSNGDSYQDRLSRLEGDKESLILQVSVLTDQVEAQGVKIHDLESSLMEHQHKLNCTEEMLQQELLHRTSLEKQKLSLMGEVSYLKLKLTDMEGKQGHGVERQHKAETVVNFISELQEQMCQFQKEINSKIQEKKALEFSTDSRFPMVCPSKSNEGQGKHLGLSWEGPSEGTHKLEEDLDRAVGNTHNLTEGSTEHRCHCGGESVLLKELRVLKDKVQNLEDQKQQYEKRLKETKTEISSLQQLLLSKNAEIENLQTQLLARPSLTSESTERDQELQKLRSGMKLLVVANEEKDRRIEELTLLLNQCRQFREVTHTSRQSSSVVRSLSNGWTPSSSSEEEEQGLLKNADSSSAKSDDVKSEVSTNSSSSQQISLLSVQKENDSRPEPQTLSSSMSDITNGHLPKNDLDDSRSQTLPTNSSLLEQNGMGDSSADIQSQKSPDGSENGDCIQRKLEKADDSTSSDNSPVHCEELAQPGQRAVGSPEYMKNNRSFKKLWGKLRRTQSGGFQAADPDVGQFRRGGLRATAGPRLTRTPESDSTRDMNIPFSQWTKEQVCGWLEDYGLGQYVNLARQWIENGQTFLSATPQDFEKEMGMKHPLHRKKLQLALRAFTTKVIEKSSELDHIWVTRWLDDIGLPQYKDQFHEARVDGRMIQYLTVNDLLTLKVTSQLHHLSIKCAIHVLHANKFNPNCLRRRPGDEKQPSPSEVVQWSNHRVMEWLRAVDLAEFAPNLRGSGVHGGLVILEPRFSSETLALLLNIPPQKTLLRRHLATAFAALVGPLAMQEKREYGNATGHVPLTTTAKVKPKKLGFTQFSHLRKRKPDEAADYICPVDSGAVNGVSRLLSPTHRGLSPTMDRHAEK
- the ppfibp2a gene encoding liprin-beta-2 isoform X5: MASHASHMLEAALEQMDDIIAGKMGKGLFSALEKLDGRGCQSSDCTQQPPLPPLVDPAAEAFRLTETLRAVLESQGSVDDQGALRNHVIPETANVILKWLGINEQDNLSSNSNGDSYQDRLSRLEGDKESLILQVSVLTDQVEAQGVKIHDLESSLMEHQHKLNCTEEMLQQELLHRTSLEKQKLSLMGEVSYLKLKLTDMEGKQGHGVERQHKAEVLLKELRVLKDKVQNLEDQKQQYEKRLKETKTEISSLQQLLLSKNAEIENLQTQLLARPSLTSESTERDQELQKLRSGMKLLVVANEEKDRRIEELTLLLNQCRQFREVTHTSRQSSSVVRSLSNGWTPSSSSEEEEQGLLKNADSSSAKSDDVKSEVSTNSSSSQQISLLSVQKENDSRPEPQTLSSSMSDITNGHLPKNDLDDSRSQTLPTNSSLLEQNGMGDSSADIQSQKSPDGSENGDCIQRKLEKADDSTSSDNSPVHCEELAQPGQRAVGSPEYMKNNRSFKKLWGKLRRTQSGGFQAADPDVGQFRRGGLRATAGPRLTRTPESDSTRDMNIPFSQWTKEQVCGWLEDYGLGQYVNLARQWIENGQTFLSATPQDFEKEMGMKHPLHRKKLQLALRAFTTKVIEKSSELDHIWVTRWLDDIGLPQYKDQFHEARVDGRMIQYLTVNDLLTLKVTSQLHHLSIKCAIHVLHANKFNPNCLRRRPGDEKQPSPSEVVQWSNHRVMEWLRAVDLAEFAPNLRGSGVHGGLVILEPRFSSETLALLLNIPPQKTLLRRHLATAFAALVGPLAMQEKREYGNATGHVPLTTTAKVKPKKLGFTQFSHLRKRKPDEAADYICPVDSGAVNGVSRLLSPTHRGLSPTMDRHAEK